Genomic segment of Benincasa hispida cultivar B227 chromosome 1, ASM972705v1, whole genome shotgun sequence:
GGCTTTTTGGTTAATGTAGCATACTGAGGGATGAGTGTATTTCTGTTACCTCGTTTTCCATCTTGTGTAAATGCTGCAaaggaagaaaattattttaattagaaGTGACATTGATTAAGAAGATTGCCATTTTGTTCAAGTTTTTATTTTCTGACTTTAAAAAATGGCGGCTAGTTCAGAGTTCATTTAAGTCTTTCTTATCCTTTTTTCCCTCGTTTTTGGTAGTCTTATGCTCCTATAGTTAGGTTAGGTGAAAATAAAGTGAAGCGGATTTGTATGGTTTCTCAGCTAAATATATGGGATCATGGGTATTCAGATGTTAGGGCAACTTGAATACATTTTTGTGTTGTTTGAATATTTATTGGAAGTCTGAAAATTTCGCTTAGTTCAGGATTGTTGTATGAACGGTAGCACGTTTACTTGTCACATCCCTGCTTTTCCATAGGATTATTgtatgaaaatcattttcttagTCCTCTAGATGCTGCAGTATTTCGCTTCTGGAAATGATATGTAAAATTTTTTGCTTGACCTCATGGcttattttcttttgaagagTTAATGGTTTAGTTTTCAGggtattttctcttttctgtTTTATATGCCCTTTTGTTGTTGGTTTCTTTTTAGGATCTTGGTGACATTCTCACGTTTTTGTGAAATATTGTGTTCTGATGGGGGCAGATTTCAGATTTTGAGAGACCTCATACCTCAGAATGATCAAAAAAGAGATAAGGCTTCATTCTTGTTAGAGGTATGTTTCACATATTTGTAGAGAATTACTAGGGACAATGAGAGATCCCTTGTTTACTAGACGAATTAATCTTTAATATGTATTTGAACTTCAGGTAATTGAGTACATTCAATTTTTACAAGAGAAGTTAAATATGTACGAAGGGTCATGCCAAGGATGGAGTTCAGAGCCTTCAAAATTGATGCCATGGGTATAATCTTCTTGACTGACTTTTGTTTTCACTTTTTCATTGACCAGCTTGGTGACTTCCTTGCTTCTTTTTTCTGGAAATTCAGTTAGAAAGGTGGTTTAATCATGCTTTTCATGTAAGAAATCCTTTTACACTATTATTCTTTCTGTTGGGATTATGAAAGTCATCGATGACCTTGTAACTCCTcttattaattaatgaaactgTGAACAAACTCTTAAAAGCTACACTGGCATGTTTGCCCTCCAAACTCTGTGGAAAAATCTTGTAATTTGTCTAATTGAATTCTGACAGAAGAATTATAGAGCTGCTGATAACTATGTTGATCATTCTCAAGTGGTAAAGCGGGGTTCCAATCATGAGAGTGCTGTCAATTTCTCCCAAGCAATTGTAACAAATGTGCCGAATGTGATGGATGCTGACTTGGGTCCTGCTGCAGTATTGAATGCAGTGGATCATACACTTGTCTCTGCTACGCAAGGACTCCCCATGAGCATGCATACACAACCAATTGTATTTGACCCGGTTGGAAGAAGTAGTTTATCAACAGAATCTTTGGACGAACCTGTGTCAGGATCAGAGAACATCTCTTCCAAGACCCAGACTGAATTGTTGCAGGGTAGAACCTGTACCACCACAGGTTTTCTGAACCATGCTGTTAGTGATCAGGAGGATCTAACCGTGGAAAGTGAACTGGAGAGTATCTCAGGTGCCTATTCCCATGGGTGAGGATCTGCCATGAGTTTTATGTGATTTGTGTCTGATCTTTgtgatataaaatatgaaagaTACAGTTTCTTTCCCTCTTTTAGCTAAATTCACATATCTTCACCGTAATCGTGAAAATGCGTAGTTGCCTGGTTGAGGCAGTTAATTGATTTGAGAAAGTGGAAAGAGGCTTTTTATGTAATTACCAGCCCTATTTTCCCCCATAAATGTTCTTATAAAGCTTGAATTGTTCTGAAATGTAATTTAATCCCTGTTATCTTTTAGCTCTTTAGTTTTCTTCTGTTATATGATTGACATAGTTTCTGTATTGAGCAGGTTACTAAGTACCTTGACCCAGGCCCTGCAGGCTTCAGGCATTGATTTGTCACAGACCAACATCTCAGTGAAAGTAGATGTTGGAAAACGAGGAAACAGAGCGATGTCCCTATCAGAGGTTCATATCCTTCACCTTGGTCTTTTGAAGTCTTTTTTTTCTGGTGGCTAGTTTTATTGATGTACTGCTGTTTCTCCTGTTATATGACCCattatttcaccaggatgaaaAAAAACAATCTTTGAACAATCAAGTAATGACACAGAATATTCATGGCTGCTTTAACGAGGACTCGGAACAAGCTCACAAGAAGCTTAGAACAGGGGTTTAGTGTGTTACTTTGTTCTTTATAAATGTGCCTCCTTTGTTCTCTTCCATCCCTGAGTGtgatattatttaattttttttgttcttaaatGGATGGTGTTTTGGGGGTTAATCTTGGCCATTTTTTTTCCAGGTCATGGTCTGTTAGCAACTGGGATTTCTTTGATTGTACATGTCTTTCTCCTTGGTCCTAGTTGCATGGATATAaggttaagttttttttttttaaaaaaaaaatttgatataaGGTTGAGTTATGATAGAAAAGCTTGGATTTTGTTGTAATGTCTTGTACTCTGTAATTTTCCAGATTAATGAGAGCCCCAAGAATATTTTTAGTTGCATGGTTATGAGGTTAGAACATTTCTAGTTCATGATGCTTTTATTTCAGATTGAATATGAACTAAAAGAGTGGAATATGCTTTTATAATGTTTTGGAATATGATTAAAGAGTGGTAACTTAGCAAAAATGAGCAGcttcttgttttattttgaaattgtaATGATATTATATATGTTTCAAGTGAGTagattaaacttctttaagAAGTATTTTGGTCTTTTATGTATGGCTTTCATACATGAAAGTGCAAGATTGGGATATGATGGGGCGCTATGGGTGTGTCAACGTAGTTGAGATATCTGGGTGCGTCTGTTGTTCCCTTCATCTTATAGTTTCTATTGCTTATTACTTCCCATTGTAATTCAAGCATTAATCTCTTTtcaattatatcaatgaaaagttttgtttccgtttaaaaaaaaaggtgcaGGGTTAAAAGATCTTAGGTTCAATTCATGATGACTACCTATCTAGGATTTAATGTTGTAGGATTAGTTGGGTCGTCTCGTCGACTATTGTAAGTTGGTTCGGAGacttacaaattaaaaaaaaggagaaaaaaaaataggtgtGAAAGCGAATGTGTAAGGTAGAGAGATTGGTTAATGTGGTTTTGTTTAGATATGATGATGAAATATCACATTTTCTTGGAGGTTACTTATACTAATAAAGTTACTTTTCTCATGGTTTAAATCTATAGTTATGGTCTTGTTCTTGAACTTGATTAAAGTCTAATTTTTGGTCTTTGAATATTgagatttgttttattttattgtcaTCTTTACTCTCAAAATGTCTATCTTGATCCCCTAAATAACAGTTTTGATCGTAGTTTTGAGTTTTTTCCTTGCAATttccttatttttatttcttggtcaaatttaaaaaaacagaaaaaaaaaaagtttttaaaactgTTGTTTTTTGAAACTTACTTTGGatcttaaaattatatttagaaGGTAAGTAATAAAATTAAGGAAAACCCGGTGGGAAAAAAGATTATAGgcttaataataattattataataacttaaaaaaaaacccttctaaaatgaacttttaaaaaaaattcaatcttTGATATGGAAATAGGGGATGTATTGGTGCTATTTTCTCACATAAGTCACATAGATAGATACAGGAAAGTGTAaaatacttataaaagtttCTTAAATACTAGTAAATTATcagagaaaatatttttttcctctaaaGTTGGGAtctattttcaatttagttcctaaGTTTCGAGATTTGCATTTTTAATTCTGATTCTTTATTAAGTATTAATTTTCGGTCAACAattttaatgtctattaattaatttaatgaaattgtaaacttaattttaataatgataaaaaaaaataatgaaatttgattaatcattaattcttttaatccatttaaataaattaatagacATTATCACTATAGATGGAacatgagtatttagtgaaaaaaaatAAGGTTAAAAGTATGAACCTTGAACCTAAGGatcaaaccaaaacaaaaaactcaaagtaaaattataacattttgaaatctagNcctattttatttaatctcatttttcactaaatactcactttctgTTTGTAGTggattaaaagaattataattaattaagtttcactttttttttcatcagtattaaaattaaatttacaatttcaacttcataactattttaaaataattaatattaaaactaaagacTAGAAATTAGTACTTAGTCAAAAATCGGGTTAGAAATACAAATTTTGTAACTTAGGGACTAATAGAAACTAGATTCAAAACTTATGGACAAAAACTGTATTTTTCCCATAtcttttaacttaaattttcactaaatactcactttttgttataatgataatgtttattaattaatttaaaaaattataatgaattatgtttcactatttttcgtcactattaaaattaaatttacaatatcaatttcataattattttaaattaattgatatacATTGATTAGCAACTTCCAATTGCCTTTTATTTATGTACAAGTGAAATGGAGTTTGGTGTATATTTTTAAGGATATACTTCTATAaagtattattttaaattgaaatattttaataaatacttTTAAATGGCTGaggcttttatttatttaaccaaATATGAGACTTTAGTTATAAACACATTTCTTTTATACACCAATCAAACCAACGCACTATTATCCTCAGGatagttataaatatagcaatcatgctcaaagtattagtagatataatACAATAATACAAAAGAATAGAGAAATGTTTCTATACAATTATTATCTTTAAAAGTGTTACCCATTACAATTACCCTTATTCTTGAGGGTTGTTATATCCAGtatagaaaatatataatatatctttttcaATACAATAACTATGTGGATGGGGGATCAaacctctaacttctagaaaatATCATGTTACTTACGTTGAGTAGATCACtttgacaaaaaatatataatagtgAAGAGATGTACCAATTTACATTTTTAGGATAACTATTCAAGAATCATAATACAGTAGTTGCATTTGTACTTTTGTGTTATCTTTGCCAAATTAGACCCTCCAACTTAAGAAAtgattaatattaatttctttcACTAGTTAGTTTAAATTTCCTTTGATGTCaaagtgtgtgtatatataattataattgacATGTACTATCTTTCTTTAGATTAGAGATTAAAATCatgtcacttttttttttttttga
This window contains:
- the LOC120066977 gene encoding transcription factor BIM2 isoform X1 is translated as MVKTSKSIQERFEDDANEELGVKIEGKSGENKASGHRSKHSETEQRRRSKINERILVTFSRFCEILCSDGGRFQILRDLIPQNDQKRDKASFLLEVIEYIQFLQEKLNMYEGSCQGWSSEPSKLMPWLERWFNHAFHNYRAADNYVDHSQVVKRGSNHESAVNFSQAIVTNVPNVMDADLGPAAVLNAVDHTLVSATQGLPMSMHTQPIVFDPVGRSSLSTESLDEPVSGSENISSKTQTELLQGRTCTTTGFLNHAVSDQEDLTVESELESISGAYSHGLLSTLTQALQASGIDLSQTNISVKVDVGKRGNRAMSLSEDEKKQSLNNQVMTQNIHGCFNEDSEQAHKKLRTGV
- the LOC120066977 gene encoding transcription factor BIM2 isoform X2, which gives rise to MVKTSKSIQERFEDDANELGVKIEGKSGENKASGHRSKHSETEQRRRSKINERILVTFSRFCEILCSDGGRFQILRDLIPQNDQKRDKASFLLEVIEYIQFLQEKLNMYEGSCQGWSSEPSKLMPWLERWFNHAFHNYRAADNYVDHSQVVKRGSNHESAVNFSQAIVTNVPNVMDADLGPAAVLNAVDHTLVSATQGLPMSMHTQPIVFDPVGRSSLSTESLDEPVSGSENISSKTQTELLQGRTCTTTGFLNHAVSDQEDLTVESELESISGAYSHGLLSTLTQALQASGIDLSQTNISVKVDVGKRGNRAMSLSEDEKKQSLNNQVMTQNIHGCFNEDSEQAHKKLRTGV
- the LOC120066977 gene encoding transcription factor BIM2 isoform X4; this encodes MVKTSKSIQERFEDDANEELGVKIEGKSGENKASGHRSKHSETEQRRRSKINERILVTFSRFCEILCSDGGRFQILRDLIPQNDQKRDKASFLLEVIEYIQFLQEKLNMYEGSCQGWSSEPSKLMPWNYRAADNYVDHSQVVKRGSNHESAVNFSQAIVTNVPNVMDADLGPAAVLNAVDHTLVSATQGLPMSMHTQPIVFDPVGRSSLSTESLDEPVSGSENISSKTQTELLQGRTCTTTGFLNHAVSDQEDLTVESELESISGAYSHGLLSTLTQALQASGIDLSQTNISVKVDVGKRGNRAMSLSEDEKKQSLNNQVMTQNIHGCFNEDSEQAHKKLRTGV
- the LOC120066977 gene encoding transcription factor BIM2 isoform X3; translation: MVKTSKSIQERFEDDANEELGVKIEGKSGENKASGHRSKHSETEQRRRSKINERILVTFSRFCEILCSDGGRFQILRDLIPQNDQKRDKASFLLEVIEYIQFLQEKLNMYEGSCQGWSSEPSKLMPWKNYRAADNYVDHSQVVKRGSNHESAVNFSQAIVTNVPNVMDADLGPAAVLNAVDHTLVSATQGLPMSMHTQPIVFDPVGRSSLSTESLDEPVSGSENISSKTQTELLQGRTCTTTGFLNHAVSDQEDLTVESELESISGAYSHGLLSTLTQALQASGIDLSQTNISVKVDVGKRGNRAMSLSEDEKKQSLNNQVMTQNIHGCFNEDSEQAHKKLRTGV
- the LOC120066977 gene encoding transcription factor BIM3 isoform X9, translated to MVKTSKSIQERFEDDANEELGVKIEGKSGENKASGHRSKHSETEQRRRSKINERILVTFSRFCEILCSDGGRFQILRDLIPQNDQKRDKASFLLEVIEYIQFLQEKLNMYEGSCQGWSSEPSKLMPWLERWFNHAFHNYRAADNYVDHSQVVKRGSNHESAVNFSQAIVTNVPNVMDADLGPAAVLNAVDHTLVSATQGLPMSMHTQPIVFDPVGRSSLSTESLDEPVSGSENISSKTQTELLQGRTCTTTGFLNHAVSDQEDLTVESELESISGY
- the LOC120066977 gene encoding transcription factor BIM2 isoform X5; the encoded protein is MVKTSKSIQERFEDDANEELGVKIEGKSGENKASGHRSKHSETEQRRRSKINERFQILRDLIPQNDQKRDKASFLLEVIEYIQFLQEKLNMYEGSCQGWSSEPSKLMPWLERWFNHAFHNYRAADNYVDHSQVVKRGSNHESAVNFSQAIVTNVPNVMDADLGPAAVLNAVDHTLVSATQGLPMSMHTQPIVFDPVGRSSLSTESLDEPVSGSENISSKTQTELLQGRTCTTTGFLNHAVSDQEDLTVESELESISGAYSHGLLSTLTQALQASGIDLSQTNISVKVDVGKRGNRAMSLSEDEKKQSLNNQVMTQNIHGCFNEDSEQAHKKLRTGV
- the LOC120066977 gene encoding transcription factor BIM2 isoform X6, which produces MVKTSKSIQERFEDDANELGVKIEGKSGENKASGHRSKHSETEQRRRSKINERFQILRDLIPQNDQKRDKASFLLEVIEYIQFLQEKLNMYEGSCQGWSSEPSKLMPWLERWFNHAFHNYRAADNYVDHSQVVKRGSNHESAVNFSQAIVTNVPNVMDADLGPAAVLNAVDHTLVSATQGLPMSMHTQPIVFDPVGRSSLSTESLDEPVSGSENISSKTQTELLQGRTCTTTGFLNHAVSDQEDLTVESELESISGAYSHGLLSTLTQALQASGIDLSQTNISVKVDVGKRGNRAMSLSEDEKKQSLNNQVMTQNIHGCFNEDSEQAHKKLRTGV
- the LOC120066977 gene encoding transcription factor BIM2 isoform X7, with amino-acid sequence MVKTSKSIQERFEDDANEELGVKIEGKSGENKASGHRSKHSETEQRRRSKINERFQILRDLIPQNDQKRDKASFLLEVIEYIQFLQEKLNMYEGSCQGWSSEPSKLMPWKNYRAADNYVDHSQVVKRGSNHESAVNFSQAIVTNVPNVMDADLGPAAVLNAVDHTLVSATQGLPMSMHTQPIVFDPVGRSSLSTESLDEPVSGSENISSKTQTELLQGRTCTTTGFLNHAVSDQEDLTVESELESISGAYSHGLLSTLTQALQASGIDLSQTNISVKVDVGKRGNRAMSLSEDEKKQSLNNQVMTQNIHGCFNEDSEQAHKKLRTGV
- the LOC120066977 gene encoding transcription factor BIM2 isoform X8; translated protein: MVKTSKSIQERFEDDANELGVKIEGKSGENKASGHRSKHSETEQRRRSKINERFQILRDLIPQNDQKRDKASFLLEVIEYIQFLQEKLNMYEGSCQGWSSEPSKLMPWKNYRAADNYVDHSQVVKRGSNHESAVNFSQAIVTNVPNVMDADLGPAAVLNAVDHTLVSATQGLPMSMHTQPIVFDPVGRSSLSTESLDEPVSGSENISSKTQTELLQGRTCTTTGFLNHAVSDQEDLTVESELESISGAYSHGLLSTLTQALQASGIDLSQTNISVKVDVGKRGNRAMSLSEDEKKQSLNNQVMTQNIHGCFNEDSEQAHKKLRTGV